From Ignavibacteriota bacterium, the proteins below share one genomic window:
- a CDS encoding beta-galactosidase codes for MEHSLMHTERIFRRCSRPLRPCPLQPSCFSGARGSAGAQDVTAIPHLQKQGAATQLIVGGKPFLMLGGELGNSSASDLKYMSAVWPRLKAMHLNTVLMPVYWELIEPEEGVFDFTLVDGLIAQARANDITIVVLWFGTWKNSMSCYAPLWAKTAQKRFPRARTSDGRAVEIMTPFSKDNRDADARAFAAFMKHLRAVDGTTHTVVMIQVENEIGMIPEARDHSPEADRAFAQQVPPELLAFMQKHKAALTDELQKAWAGGGGRGAGTWEDVFGKGPATDEIFMAWHFGRYTDAVAQAGKAEYPLPMYVNAALIRPNYKPGQYPSAGPLPHLMDVWKAAAPQIDFLAPDIYFPNFAEWVGKVRPECERDVRSGGGQEAERHERILRPRPAQRHGLQSFSI; via the coding sequence ATGGAACATTCTCTGATGCATACCGAACGCATTTTCCGACGCTGCTCACGCCCCTTGCGGCCGTGCCCGTTGCAGCCGTCGTGCTTCTCCGGCGCACGCGGCAGTGCCGGCGCTCAGGACGTTACGGCGATCCCGCACCTGCAGAAGCAGGGAGCGGCGACGCAATTGATCGTCGGCGGCAAACCCTTTCTGATGCTCGGCGGCGAGCTCGGCAACTCCAGTGCCTCCGACCTGAAGTACATGTCGGCAGTGTGGCCACGGCTCAAGGCTATGCATCTGAACACGGTGCTGATGCCGGTGTACTGGGAACTGATAGAACCGGAAGAAGGCGTGTTCGATTTCACGCTTGTGGATGGCCTCATCGCACAGGCGCGGGCCAACGATATCACGATCGTGGTCCTCTGGTTCGGGACGTGGAAGAACAGCATGTCCTGCTACGCGCCACTCTGGGCGAAGACGGCCCAGAAGCGATTCCCGCGCGCGCGGACCAGTGACGGCAGGGCCGTGGAGATCATGACGCCGTTCAGCAAGGACAACAGAGATGCCGATGCCCGGGCGTTCGCGGCGTTCATGAAGCACCTCCGCGCCGTTGACGGCACCACGCATACTGTCGTGATGATCCAGGTAGAAAATGAGATCGGGATGATCCCGGAGGCACGGGATCATTCGCCGGAAGCGGACAGGGCGTTCGCGCAGCAGGTTCCCCCGGAGCTTCTTGCTTTCATGCAGAAGCACAAGGCCGCGCTTACCGATGAACTGCAGAAGGCATGGGCAGGCGGCGGCGGGCGGGGTGCGGGAACCTGGGAAGATGTCTTCGGAAAAGGCCCCGCGACGGACGAGATCTTCATGGCCTGGCATTTCGGAAGGTACACCGATGCCGTGGCGCAAGCGGGGAAAGCGGAATACCCGCTCCCGATGTATGTGAATGCGGCGCTGATACGTCCGAACTACAAGCCCGGACAGTATCCCAGCGCGGGTCCGCTCCCCCATCTGATGGACGTGTGGAAAGCGGCCGCCCCACAAATCGACTTTCTCGCCCCCGACATCTACTTCCCGAACTTCGCGGAGTGGGTAGGGAAGGTTCGACCGGAATGCGAACGCGATGTTCGTTCCGGAGGTGGACAGGAAGCAGAGCGTCACGAACGCATTCTACGCCCTCGGCCGGCACAACGCCATGGGCTACAATCCTTCTCCATCG